The proteins below come from a single Serratia ficaria genomic window:
- a CDS encoding LacI family DNA-binding transcriptional regulator — translation MASLKDVAKLAGVSLMTVSRAINEPGKLRPETYQRVKQAIDQLDYVPDLSARRIRGDSNRVQTLGVLALDTATTPFSVEMILSIEKTAREHGWNSFVVNLFADDSAEQTVDLLLAHRPDGVIFTAMGLRHVKLPARLLDKKLVLVNCVSPDYQIASYIPDDEQGQYEATRALLAKGYRAPLCIHLPESTLAAGLRRRGLERAWREAGGELAQLRQYHLDLSDGDERYRDCVALLERHFSAGRRDCDVVMCGNDRVAFLVYQVLLAQGWKIPQQVAVLGYDNMVGIGELFLPPLTTVQLPHYELGRQAALHLIEQREHRNQVKVACPLLERGSL, via the coding sequence ATGGCCTCGCTGAAAGACGTCGCAAAACTCGCCGGAGTATCGCTGATGACGGTTTCCCGCGCCATCAACGAACCCGGCAAGCTGCGGCCGGAGACCTACCAGCGCGTCAAACAGGCGATCGATCAGCTGGATTACGTGCCGGATCTGTCGGCGCGTCGCATCCGCGGCGACAGCAACAGGGTGCAAACGCTGGGGGTGCTGGCGCTGGACACTGCCACCACGCCGTTCTCGGTTGAAATGATCCTGTCGATCGAAAAGACCGCGCGCGAACACGGCTGGAACAGCTTTGTGGTCAACCTGTTCGCCGACGACAGCGCCGAACAGACCGTCGATCTGCTGCTGGCGCACCGCCCGGACGGGGTGATCTTCACCGCCATGGGGCTGCGCCACGTCAAGCTGCCGGCCAGGCTGTTGGATAAAAAGCTGGTGCTGGTCAACTGCGTCAGCCCGGATTATCAGATTGCCAGCTATATTCCCGACGACGAACAGGGGCAGTACGAGGCCACGCGCGCGCTGCTCGCCAAGGGCTATCGCGCGCCGCTGTGCATTCACCTGCCCGAAAGCACGCTGGCGGCCGGGCTGCGCCGCCGCGGGCTGGAGCGGGCCTGGCGCGAGGCGGGCGGCGAATTGGCCCAGCTGCGGCAGTATCATCTCGATCTGAGCGACGGCGACGAGCGTTACCGCGACTGCGTGGCCCTGTTGGAGCGGCATTTCTCCGCCGGCCGGCGCGACTGCGACGTGGTGATGTGCGGCAATGACCGGGTGGCGTTCCTGGTGTATCAGGTGCTGCTGGCGCAGGGGTGGAAAATACCGCAGCAGGTGGCGGTATTGGGGTACGACAACATGGTCGGCATCGGCGAGCTGTTCCTGCCGCCGTTGACCACGGTGCAGCTGCCGCATTACGAACTGGGTCGCCAGGCGGCGCTGCATCTGATTGAACAACGGGAACACCGCAACCAGGTGAAGGTGGCGTGTCCGCTGCTGGAGCGCGGCTCACTTTAG
- a CDS encoding formimidoylglutamate deiminase: MPAYFAPRALLPEGWAHNVRMDVDARGYLTGVTANAEPEGCIRLHGDAVPGMPNLHSHAFQRAMAGLAEVAGNPQDSFWTWRDLMYRLVQRLTPEQVEVVARQLYIEMLKGGYTQVAEFHYLHHNADGNPYADRGEMTGRLSQAAQQAGIGMTLLPVLYSYAGFGAQPAQPGQKRFIQDADGYLQQQQVIARQLAEQPLQNQGLCFHSLRAVDLSQMRHVLAASDSALPVHIHIAEQQKEVNDCLAWSGQRPVAWLYEHLPVDARWCLVHATHLDRAELEALARSQAVAGLCPTTEANLGDGIFPGDAYLHQRGRWGIGSDSHVSLNVVEELRWFEYGQRLRDQRRNRLTTPEQPAVADVLYQQALQGGAQACGAPIGRLQRGFRADWLVLDGDDPYLAAAPDASILNRWLFAGGKEQIRDVYVGGRQVIEQGRHALQQQSAAEFLQVLKTFQREA; the protein is encoded by the coding sequence ATGCCTGCTTATTTTGCCCCACGCGCTTTGCTCCCTGAGGGCTGGGCGCATAACGTCCGGATGGACGTCGATGCGCGCGGTTACCTGACCGGCGTCACCGCCAATGCCGAGCCGGAAGGCTGCATCCGGCTGCACGGCGATGCGGTGCCGGGCATGCCGAACCTGCATTCCCACGCATTCCAGCGCGCGATGGCCGGGCTGGCGGAAGTGGCCGGCAACCCGCAGGACAGCTTCTGGACCTGGCGCGATCTGATGTACCGCCTGGTGCAGCGGCTGACGCCGGAGCAGGTGGAGGTGGTCGCCCGTCAACTGTATATCGAAATGCTCAAGGGCGGATACACCCAGGTCGCCGAGTTCCATTATCTGCATCACAACGCCGACGGAAATCCCTACGCCGATCGCGGCGAAATGACCGGCCGGCTCAGCCAGGCGGCGCAGCAGGCGGGGATCGGCATGACCCTGCTGCCGGTGCTGTACAGCTACGCCGGGTTTGGCGCGCAGCCGGCGCAGCCGGGGCAGAAACGCTTTATTCAGGATGCGGACGGCTATCTGCAGCAGCAGCAGGTGATTGCGCGTCAGCTGGCCGAGCAGCCGCTGCAAAACCAGGGGCTGTGCTTCCACTCGCTGCGGGCGGTGGATCTGAGCCAGATGCGGCACGTCCTGGCCGCTTCGGACAGCGCGTTGCCGGTGCATATTCATATCGCCGAACAGCAAAAAGAGGTGAACGACTGCCTGGCCTGGAGCGGCCAGCGCCCGGTGGCCTGGCTGTATGAGCATCTGCCGGTGGACGCGCGCTGGTGCCTGGTGCACGCCACCCATCTGGATCGCGCAGAGCTGGAGGCACTGGCGCGCAGCCAGGCGGTGGCCGGTCTGTGCCCGACCACCGAAGCCAACCTCGGCGACGGCATTTTCCCCGGCGACGCGTACCTGCATCAGCGGGGGCGCTGGGGCATCGGCTCCGACAGCCACGTATCGCTCAACGTGGTGGAGGAGCTGCGCTGGTTCGAATACGGCCAGCGGCTGCGCGATCAGCGCCGCAACCGCCTGACCACGCCGGAGCAGCCGGCGGTGGCCGACGTGCTGTATCAACAGGCGCTGCAGGGCGGCGCTCAGGCCTGCGGCGCGCCGATCGGCCGGCTGCAGCGCGGCTTCCGCGCCGACTGGCTGGTGCTGGACGGCGATGACCCGTACCTGGCCGCCGCGCCGGACGCCTCGATCCTCAACCGTTGGCTGTTCGCCGGCGGCAAGGAACAGATCCGCGACGTGTACGTCGGCGGACGTCAGGTCATTGAGCAGGGGCGGCATGCGCTGCAGCAGCAGAGCGCCGCCGAGTTCCTGCAGGTGCTGAAAACCTTCCAGCGGGAGGCGTGA
- the hutC gene encoding histidine utilization repressor, translated as MSDTPAPIYQRVKQAIVNQIRAGHWQPHQRVPSESELVAELGVSRMTINRALRELTSEGFLIRMQGVGTFVAEAKAHTALLEVHNIADEIAARGHRHSSKILELKARPASEEEAAALGIPPGQQLFYSQIVHYENDVPVQVEDRCVNPLVAPAYLKQDFDRVTPYTYLTQAAPLTAGEHIVEAVIPTQRESELLQLEAHEPGLLIHRRTWSGKTVVTSARLLYPGSRYQLFGRFTTEV; from the coding sequence ATGAGCGATACCCCCGCCCCGATCTACCAACGGGTCAAACAAGCGATCGTAAACCAGATCCGTGCGGGGCATTGGCAGCCGCACCAGCGCGTGCCTTCCGAGAGTGAACTGGTGGCGGAGCTCGGCGTCAGCCGCATGACCATCAACCGCGCGCTGCGCGAGCTGACCAGCGAAGGTTTCCTGATCCGCATGCAGGGGGTCGGCACCTTCGTCGCCGAGGCCAAAGCGCACACCGCGCTGCTGGAAGTGCACAACATCGCCGATGAAATCGCCGCGCGCGGCCATCGCCACAGCAGCAAGATCCTCGAGCTGAAGGCGCGCCCGGCCAGCGAAGAAGAAGCCGCCGCGCTGGGCATCCCGCCCGGCCAGCAGCTGTTCTACTCGCAGATAGTGCATTACGAAAACGACGTGCCGGTGCAGGTGGAGGACCGCTGCGTCAATCCGCTGGTGGCGCCGGCCTACCTGAAGCAGGACTTTGACCGCGTCACGCCCTACACCTACCTGACGCAGGCCGCCCCGCTGACCGCCGGCGAGCACATCGTCGAGGCGGTTATCCCGACGCAGCGCGAGAGCGAACTGCTGCAGCTGGAGGCTCACGAGCCCGGCCTGCTGATCCATCGCCGCACCTGGTCCGGCAAAACCGTGGTCACGTCGGCGCGTTTGCTGTATCCCGGCAGCCGCTATCAGCTGTTCGGCCGCTTCACCACCGAGGTTTAA
- the hutG gene encoding N-formylglutamate deformylase, translating to MTLRDPLSFRVGSLPLLISIPHAGTRLTPTVEAGLTDDARQLPDTDWHIPQLYDFARAMGASVLVGNYSRFVIDLNRPADDKPLYSTATTGLYPDVLFDGRPSFLPGKAPSEQERAGYLQQVWQPYHRQLQDELARIKARHGYALLFDAHSIASVIPRLFDGKLPDLNLGTNGGESCAPALSDRLVSCCERQRQYTHVLNGRFKGGYITRAYGRPQERQHAIQLELAQVNYMSEQYPFAFEPQRAASLQRLLKQMIENLLEGAAQLR from the coding sequence ATGACCCTGCGCGATCCCTTGAGTTTCCGGGTCGGCAGCCTGCCGCTGCTGATCAGCATCCCGCACGCCGGCACCCGGCTCACGCCGACGGTGGAGGCCGGCCTGACCGACGACGCACGCCAGTTGCCGGATACCGACTGGCACATTCCGCAGCTGTATGACTTTGCCCGGGCGATGGGGGCCAGCGTGCTGGTCGGCAACTATTCGCGCTTTGTCATCGATCTGAACCGCCCGGCGGACGACAAACCGCTCTACAGCACCGCCACCACCGGCCTGTATCCCGACGTGCTGTTCGACGGCCGCCCCAGCTTCCTGCCGGGCAAGGCGCCGTCGGAGCAGGAACGCGCCGGCTATCTGCAACAGGTTTGGCAGCCCTATCACCGGCAGCTGCAGGACGAGCTGGCGCGCATCAAGGCCAGGCACGGCTATGCGCTGCTGTTCGATGCGCACTCCATCGCTTCGGTGATCCCGCGGCTGTTCGACGGCAAGCTGCCGGATCTCAACCTCGGCACCAACGGCGGCGAAAGCTGCGCGCCGGCGCTCAGCGATCGCCTGGTGAGCTGCTGCGAACGGCAGCGGCAGTATACGCACGTGCTGAACGGCCGCTTCAAGGGCGGTTACATCACCCGCGCTTACGGCCGGCCGCAGGAGCGGCAGCATGCGATCCAGCTGGAGCTGGCGCAGGTGAACTACATGTCCGAACAGTATCCGTTCGCCTTTGAGCCGCAGCGCGCGGCCTCGCTGCAGCGCCTGCTGAAGCAGATGATCGAAAACCTGCTGGAAGGCGCAGCCCAGCTGCGTTGA
- a CDS encoding HutD/Ves family protein produces the protein MSLHLFDFAELPVSPWRNGGGETREIACWPPGAQDFDWRASIATIAQDGPFSAFAGIDRSITLLEGDGVHLFSAGRIDHALAQVGEPFAFSGDVALDARLLGGGSRDFNIMTRRGRHAAGVRRINAAVALPAGHAGVLYALSGEWSLPGEVTLRARQGAWWPAGGFGGTLAPLAKECAILWADITAC, from the coding sequence ATGAGCCTGCACCTTTTTGACTTCGCCGAACTGCCGGTCAGCCCGTGGCGCAACGGCGGCGGGGAAACCCGCGAGATCGCCTGCTGGCCGCCGGGCGCGCAGGATTTCGACTGGCGCGCCAGCATCGCCACCATCGCGCAGGACGGGCCGTTTTCGGCCTTTGCCGGCATTGACCGCTCCATCACCCTGCTGGAAGGCGACGGCGTGCATCTGTTCAGCGCCGGGCGCATCGACCATGCGCTGGCGCAGGTCGGCGAACCTTTCGCTTTCTCCGGCGATGTGGCGCTGGACGCCAGGCTGTTGGGCGGCGGCAGCCGGGATTTCAATATCATGACCCGGCGCGGGCGCCATGCCGCCGGGGTGCGGCGGATTAACGCCGCGGTCGCCTTGCCGGCCGGGCACGCCGGGGTGCTCTACGCGCTGAGCGGCGAATGGTCCTTGCCGGGCGAGGTCACATTGCGCGCCCGCCAGGGCGCCTGGTGGCCGGCGGGCGGCTTCGGCGGCACGCTGGCGCCGTTGGCGAAAGAGTGCGCAATCCTGTGGGCCGACATCACAGCCTGCTAA
- the hutI gene encoding imidazolonepropionase, protein MTSEIHCDSLWHGADIVTMRDGKYHTLSDGAIAVRAGRIVWIGEYAALPPGLLADETVKFDGGIITPGFVDCHTHLVFGGNRSGEFEQRLNGASYAEIAAQGGGIISTVKATRDADEALLLEQALFRLRPLLAEGVTCVEIKSGYGLSPESELKMLRVARALGERLPVEVKTTCLAAHALPPEYANRADDYIELVCNAIIPQAAAAGLADAVDAFCEHLAFSPAQVERVFAAAEAAGLPVKLHAEQLSALGGSALAARHHALSADHLEYATEQDARAMGDAGTVAVLLPGAYYLLRETQCPPVDLFRKHGVAMAIASDANPGTSPALSLRLMINMACTLFRLTPEEALAGVTTHAAKALGLQHSHGTLETGKVADFVHWPLSRPAELAYWLGGQLPCTVIFRGEVR, encoded by the coding sequence ATGACGTCTGAGATTCACTGCGACAGCCTGTGGCACGGGGCCGACATTGTCACCATGCGCGACGGCAAGTATCACACCCTCAGCGACGGCGCGATCGCCGTGCGCGCCGGCAGGATTGTCTGGATCGGCGAATACGCGGCGCTGCCGCCCGGGCTGCTGGCGGATGAAACGGTGAAATTCGACGGCGGCATCATCACTCCGGGCTTCGTCGACTGCCATACCCACCTGGTGTTCGGCGGCAACCGCAGCGGCGAGTTCGAGCAGCGCCTGAACGGCGCAAGCTACGCCGAGATCGCCGCACAGGGCGGCGGCATCATCTCCACCGTAAAAGCCACCCGCGACGCCGACGAAGCGCTGCTGCTGGAACAGGCGCTGTTCCGCCTGCGGCCGCTGCTGGCGGAAGGCGTCACCTGCGTGGAAATCAAGTCCGGCTACGGCCTGAGCCCGGAAAGCGAGCTGAAAATGCTGCGGGTGGCGCGCGCGCTGGGTGAACGGCTGCCGGTCGAGGTGAAAACCACCTGCCTGGCCGCCCACGCGCTGCCGCCGGAGTACGCCAACCGCGCCGACGACTATATCGAACTGGTGTGCAACGCCATCATTCCTCAGGCCGCGGCCGCCGGGTTGGCGGATGCGGTGGACGCCTTCTGCGAACATCTGGCGTTCTCTCCGGCGCAGGTCGAGCGGGTATTCGCCGCCGCCGAAGCCGCCGGCTTGCCGGTCAAGCTGCACGCCGAACAGCTCTCCGCCCTGGGCGGCAGCGCGCTGGCGGCCAGGCACCACGCGCTGTCCGCCGATCACCTCGAATACGCCACCGAGCAGGACGCCCGCGCCATGGGCGACGCCGGCACCGTGGCGGTGCTGCTGCCCGGCGCTTACTACCTGCTGCGCGAAACCCAATGCCCGCCGGTCGATCTGTTCCGCAAGCACGGCGTGGCGATGGCGATCGCCAGCGACGCCAATCCGGGCACCTCGCCGGCGCTGTCGCTGCGCCTGATGATCAACATGGCCTGCACGCTGTTCCGCCTGACGCCGGAAGAAGCGCTGGCGGGCGTCACCACCCACGCCGCCAAGGCGCTGGGGCTGCAGCACAGTCACGGCACGCTGGAAACCGGCAAGGTCGCGGATTTTGTTCACTGGCCGCTGTCGCGCCCGGCCGAGCTGGCTTATTGGTTGGGCGGTCAACTGCCCTGTACGGTAATTTTCCGAGGAGAAGTACGTTAA
- a CDS encoding nucleoside-specific channel-forming protein Tsx, which produces MKKIALAAGVLLAASYSASSMADSKDSQYVSDWWHQSVNVVGSYHTRFGPQRNNDLYLEYEAFAKKDWLDFYGYVDVPKFFGVGNTPDRGIWDKGSPLFMEIEPRFSIDKLTGTDLSFGPFKEWYFANNYIYDLGHNADGRQNTWYMGLGTDIDTGLPMSLSLNIYAKYQWENYQAANENSWDGYRFKVKYFVPLTQLWGGNLSYIGFTNFDFGSDLGKDSHWTDGTGKQVRSSNSIASSHILALNYDHWHYSFVARYFHNGGQWQDGADIGNPDGAIKSTGWGYYIVAGYNF; this is translated from the coding sequence ATGAAAAAAATAGCTCTCGCAGCAGGTGTACTGCTCGCCGCGTCATACAGTGCATCATCAATGGCTGATAGCAAAGACAGTCAATACGTCTCCGACTGGTGGCACCAGAGCGTCAACGTGGTGGGCAGCTACCACACCCGCTTCGGGCCGCAGCGCAACAACGACCTGTATCTGGAATACGAAGCCTTCGCCAAGAAAGACTGGTTGGATTTCTACGGTTACGTCGACGTGCCGAAGTTCTTCGGCGTGGGCAATACCCCGGATCGCGGCATCTGGGACAAAGGTTCGCCGCTGTTTATGGAGATCGAACCGCGTTTCTCCATCGATAAGCTGACCGGCACCGATCTGAGCTTCGGTCCGTTCAAAGAGTGGTACTTCGCCAATAACTACATCTACGATCTGGGCCACAACGCGGACGGCCGCCAGAACACCTGGTACATGGGTCTGGGCACCGACATCGATACCGGCCTGCCGATGAGCCTGTCGTTGAATATCTATGCCAAATACCAGTGGGAGAACTACCAGGCCGCTAACGAGAACAGCTGGGATGGCTATCGCTTCAAGGTGAAATACTTTGTGCCCCTGACCCAGCTGTGGGGCGGCAATCTGAGCTACATCGGTTTCACCAACTTCGACTTCGGTTCCGATCTGGGCAAAGACAGCCACTGGACCGACGGCACCGGCAAGCAGGTGCGCAGCAGCAACTCGATCGCCTCCAGCCACATTTTGGCGCTGAACTACGATCACTGGCACTATTCCTTCGTGGCGCGTTACTTCCATAACGGCGGCCAATGGCAGGACGGGGCCGATATCGGCAACCCGGACGGCGCGATCAAATCCACCGGCTGGGGTTACTACATCGTCGCCGGTTATAACTTCTGA
- a CDS encoding chorismate mutase — MFRALLIACCLTSCPALADSAAAIGDLLNQRLSLMKDVAGYKAQRHLPIEDLTQEARVLASSQAEAGRLGLEPTSVRPFIVAQMDAAKAIQYRYRADWLATPESGWQPRPLDGVRPQIAELSSRILQRLARRLQSGPLTEAERGAFVQAMNQVNLGEADKQRLFDALLAVKAGKAG; from the coding sequence ATGTTCAGGGCGCTACTGATAGCCTGCTGTTTGACCAGCTGCCCGGCGCTGGCGGACAGCGCCGCCGCCATCGGCGATTTGCTGAACCAGCGGCTGTCTTTGATGAAGGACGTCGCCGGGTATAAGGCGCAACGGCATTTGCCGATCGAGGACTTGACGCAGGAGGCCAGGGTATTGGCCAGCAGCCAGGCTGAGGCCGGGCGTCTGGGCCTGGAACCGACGTCGGTGCGGCCGTTTATTGTCGCCCAGATGGACGCGGCCAAGGCCATTCAGTATCGCTATCGCGCCGACTGGCTGGCGACGCCGGAGAGCGGTTGGCAGCCGCGTCCGCTGGACGGCGTGCGGCCGCAGATAGCCGAATTGAGCAGCCGTATTCTGCAACGCCTGGCCCGGCGCCTGCAGAGCGGGCCGCTGACCGAGGCGGAGCGCGGCGCTTTCGTGCAGGCGATGAACCAGGTCAATCTCGGCGAGGCGGATAAACAGCGCCTGTTTGACGCCCTGCTGGCGGTCAAGGCCGGCAAGGCGGGCTGA
- a CDS encoding anti-virulence regulator CigR family protein, protein MSKRRTTLTVLALIASLGLSSAPALADKGGNGNGGGNGHGNSGNHGNNGNHGNSGDHDKGNKGNKGKNKGGDRDLVSVSISRERARSLALNYGLTGYGSLPPGIAKNLARGKPLPPGIAKKMVPSSMLRDLPHYPGYEWRIAGDDLVLVALSTAIVASVINGVFD, encoded by the coding sequence ATGAGCAAACGTCGTACTACTCTTACGGTTCTGGCGCTGATTGCATCGCTGGGGCTGTCATCCGCTCCGGCGTTGGCCGACAAGGGCGGCAATGGCAACGGCGGCGGTAACGGTCACGGCAACAGCGGCAACCATGGCAATAATGGCAACCATGGCAACAGCGGCGATCATGACAAAGGCAACAAGGGCAACAAAGGCAAAAACAAAGGCGGCGATCGGGACCTGGTTTCCGTCAGCATCTCCCGTGAGCGCGCGCGTTCGCTGGCGCTGAACTACGGCCTGACCGGCTATGGTTCACTGCCGCCGGGCATCGCCAAAAATCTGGCGCGCGGCAAACCGCTGCCGCCGGGCATCGCCAAGAAAATGGTGCCGTCCTCGATGCTGCGCGACCTGCCGCATTATCCGGGTTACGAATGGCGCATCGCCGGCGACGATCTGGTGCTGGTGGCGCTCAGCACCGCCATTGTGGCCTCGGTGATCAACGGCGTGTTCGACTAA
- a CDS encoding glycoside hydrolase family 32 protein — translation MKNALAQADHAVEALRAERRDDYYPQFHLAPSAGWINDPNGLICINGVYHAFYQHHPYDENWGPMHWGHATSRDLAHWQHQPIALAPGEDDDKGGCFSGCAVDDGGVLTLIYTGHVWLGKAGDDDQVREVQCLATSEDGVHFVKHGPVLTPPDGIQHFRDPKVWREDGEWWMVVGARENGLGQARLYRSADLRDWRFDRLLGGAQAPHQGYMWECPDFFPLGEQHLLLFSPQGLTAQGYRNRNRFQSGYLLGHWRPGHDFTPTQPFCELDAGHDFYAPQTFTAADGRRLLFAWMDMWESPMPSKAHRWAGALTLPRELTLGADGAVRMNPARELTALRREHRTLIPLKLRNQRRPLAEALQELQLTLDLAGSDAERYGVAIGGAARLYVDNQAHRLVLERFSEDPGLCGCRSVALPAGERLSLRLFIDRSSLEVFVNQGEACLTSRIYPADGRRDLSLFAEGGQAQFGDMEGWQLESIWA, via the coding sequence ACGGCGTTTACCACGCGTTCTACCAGCATCATCCCTACGACGAAAACTGGGGGCCGATGCACTGGGGTCACGCCACCAGCCGCGATTTGGCGCACTGGCAGCACCAGCCGATCGCCCTCGCGCCCGGCGAAGACGACGACAAGGGCGGCTGCTTCTCCGGCTGCGCGGTGGACGACGGCGGCGTGCTGACGCTGATCTACACCGGCCACGTCTGGCTGGGCAAGGCCGGCGACGATGACCAGGTGCGCGAAGTGCAGTGCCTGGCCACCAGCGAAGACGGCGTGCATTTCGTCAAGCACGGGCCGGTGCTGACGCCGCCGGACGGCATCCAGCATTTCCGCGATCCGAAAGTCTGGCGCGAAGACGGCGAATGGTGGATGGTGGTCGGCGCCAGGGAAAACGGCCTGGGGCAGGCGCGGCTGTATCGCTCGGCCGATCTGCGCGACTGGCGCTTCGACCGCCTGCTGGGCGGCGCGCAGGCGCCGCATCAGGGCTATATGTGGGAGTGCCCGGACTTCTTCCCGCTGGGCGAGCAACACCTGCTGCTGTTCTCGCCGCAGGGCCTGACGGCGCAGGGCTACCGCAACCGCAACCGCTTCCAGAGCGGTTACCTGCTCGGCCACTGGCGGCCGGGACATGACTTCACCCCGACCCAGCCTTTCTGCGAACTGGATGCCGGCCACGACTTCTATGCGCCGCAAACCTTCACCGCCGCCGACGGCCGCCGCCTGCTGTTCGCCTGGATGGACATGTGGGAATCGCCGATGCCGAGCAAGGCGCACCGTTGGGCGGGCGCCCTCACCCTGCCGCGCGAGCTGACGCTGGGCGCAGACGGCGCCGTGCGGATGAACCCGGCGCGCGAGCTGACGGCGCTGCGGCGCGAACACCGAACGCTGATCCCGCTCAAGCTGCGCAATCAGCGGCGGCCGCTGGCGGAAGCGCTGCAGGAGCTGCAGTTGACGCTGGATCTGGCCGGCAGCGACGCCGAACGCTATGGCGTGGCGATCGGCGGCGCGGCGCGGCTGTACGTCGACAATCAGGCGCACCGGTTGGTATTGGAGCGATTCAGCGAAGATCCGGGGCTGTGCGGCTGTCGCAGCGTAGCGCTGCCGGCGGGAGAGCGGTTATCGCTGCGCTTGTTCATCGACCGTTCATCGCTGGAGGTGTTCGTCAATCAGGGCGAGGCCTGCCTGACCAGCCGCATCTACCCGGCCGACGGCCGACGCGACCTCAGCCTGTTTGCCGAAGGCGGCCAGGCGCAGTTTGGCGATATGGAGGGATGGCAACTGGAGAGCATCTGGGCCTAA
- a CDS encoding serine hydrolase domain-containing protein, with amino-acid sequence MSETPLNWRAAGAAAERLLAGWRQEGEPGGAITLFDAGKIRATACAGLADLAQNTPFSADSVVRYASVTKHIFAALALNATGDAVRLDQPLGELLPGLQPALAAVTVGQALDMTSGLPDVRETLGLLGISLHAVSDAQPVLQFVEGLERLNYAAGSEVAYTNTGYRLVEAALKAKGHDFDQLVQQHIARPLQVQLKAPESWFDVVPGLAPGYWRAPRGWQLASAGLHLSASGSLTGSANALTRWLQTLLADQGPGRGVLAQLSAPRHLSQGQLSDYGLGLAHTRLGQHRLLGHGGSHAGYKTYFLLTADRRAGVALVANREDCDSFDMALRVMAALLGATLPQRSDAIPDGVYATVAEPYWLEVKEGNLAYLGIGEPLYRADDGYAVSLSAHMPIRLKWTGAAVEGEVGHVSRSFLPVSANHDCLRHVQGLWYHPQYRTAFEICGDRVHIGVGPAAQTGRLTPLGQGRMLVESSDGPWLKRFCLYFRGYSVDLIANRSRVLTFRRSGVGRD; translated from the coding sequence ATGTCTGAAACCCCGCTAAACTGGCGCGCCGCAGGCGCGGCTGCCGAACGATTGCTGGCCGGCTGGCGGCAGGAAGGTGAACCCGGCGGCGCGATAACCCTGTTCGACGCCGGGAAAATCCGCGCCACCGCCTGCGCCGGCCTGGCCGATCTGGCGCAAAACACGCCGTTCAGCGCCGACAGCGTGGTGCGCTACGCGTCGGTCACCAAGCATATCTTCGCCGCGCTGGCGCTGAACGCCACCGGCGACGCCGTCAGGCTGGATCAACCGCTGGGCGAGCTGCTGCCCGGCCTGCAGCCGGCGCTGGCGGCGGTGACCGTCGGGCAAGCGCTGGATATGACCAGCGGGTTGCCCGACGTGCGCGAAACGCTGGGATTATTGGGCATTTCGCTGCACGCCGTCAGCGATGCGCAGCCGGTCTTGCAGTTCGTCGAAGGTCTGGAGCGGCTTAATTACGCCGCCGGCAGCGAGGTCGCCTACACCAATACCGGCTACCGGCTGGTCGAGGCGGCGCTGAAGGCCAAGGGCCATGATTTCGACCAGCTGGTGCAGCAGCATATCGCCCGCCCGCTGCAGGTGCAGCTGAAGGCGCCGGAGAGCTGGTTCGACGTGGTGCCCGGGCTGGCGCCGGGGTATTGGCGGGCGCCGCGGGGATGGCAGCTGGCCAGCGCCGGGCTGCATCTGTCGGCCTCCGGCAGCCTGACCGGCAGCGCCAACGCCCTCACCCGTTGGCTGCAGACGCTGCTGGCCGACCAGGGGCCGGGCCGCGGCGTGCTGGCGCAGCTCAGCGCCCCGCGGCACCTCAGCCAGGGGCAGCTCAGCGACTACGGCCTGGGCCTAGCGCATACCCGGCTCGGCCAGCATCGGTTGCTGGGCCACGGCGGCTCACACGCCGGGTACAAGACCTACTTCCTGCTGACGGCCGATCGGCGAGCCGGGGTGGCGCTGGTAGCCAACCGCGAAGACTGCGACAGCTTCGACATGGCGCTGCGGGTGATGGCCGCCCTGCTGGGCGCAACGCTGCCGCAACGCAGCGACGCCATCCCGGATGGCGTGTACGCCACCGTAGCGGAACCCTACTGGCTGGAGGTGAAAGAGGGCAACCTGGCCTACCTGGGGATCGGTGAGCCGCTGTATCGGGCCGATGACGGCTATGCGGTGTCGCTGTCCGCCCATATGCCGATCCGCTTGAAATGGACCGGCGCAGCGGTCGAAGGCGAAGTGGGCCACGTCAGCCGCAGCTTTCTGCCGGTAAGCGCCAATCACGACTGCCTGCGGCACGTTCAGGGGCTGTGGTACCACCCGCAGTACCGCACCGCCTTTGAGATCTGCGGCGATCGGGTACATATCGGCGTCGGCCCGGCGGCGCAAACCGGCAGGCTCACGCCGCTGGGCCAGGGCCGCATGCTGGTGGAAAGCAGCGACGGCCCCTGGCTGAAGCGCTTTTGCCTGTATTTCAGGGGGTACAGCGTGGATTTGATCGCCAATCGCAGCCGGGTGCTGACCTTCCGGCGCAGCGGCGTCGGCCGCGACTAG